GAGACCGTGAGGAAGGAAATCCTCGGGCTCCTGGGTAAATTCTGGAGCGTTGGATTAAACGAGGTTGAGCTGGCTTCAATAATTGAGGTAATGGGCGAGAAGGCCATCGCCGAAAGGCTCCTTGCGCACGACCCCGTTGATCCGGTGGCAGTTACGGAGGCGATGATTAAACTCGCCGAAAAGACGGGAGTGAGGAGGATACACTTCCACACCTACGGCTATTATCTGGCCCTAACAAACTACCGCGGTGAATTTGTGAGGGACGCGCTCCTCTTCGCTGCCCTGGCCGCGGCCGCGAAGGCTAAGTTAGGGGACGTCGGGAGCATAGACGATATCGTGAAGGCAATGGATGTTCCGGTGAACGAGAAGGCGAGGGGCATTGAGGAGGCCTTAGCAAAAGAATACGGCATGGAAGGCGGTATCGCGGAGATAAGCGGCTACCAGCTCTCCTTTGTCCCGACGAAGATCGTTGCAAAGCCGAGAAGCACCGTTGGAATCGGTGATACCATATCGAGCTCCGCCTTCGTCGGCGAATTCGCGCTCAGGTGAGCGGCAAATTTATATACTTTCTGTTCTTAAAATTTTTCGAGGATTTTCTGCTTTTAGGGGGTGATACCTTGTTGCTTGAGGCACCCGTTTACAAGGAGCTCTTCGGAGCAGTTGAGATATACGAGACGCTCAAGGTCATCAAGCTCGACACCCAGACCAAGGAAGTGGGAAGTCTAACTGTGAGGAACATCCCGCGCGAGGACATATACAGAATCCTCGAGGAGATAGCGATAGTCGTGCCGATGAAGAACGAAAAGCTCCAGCTGGTAGATGGCGTCCTCAAGGCAATTCCCCATCAGTGTCCAATAATTATAGTCTCCAACAGCAAGAGAGAAGGACCTAACCTGTTCAAACAGGAGGTCGACCTCGTCAAGCACTTCTACAACCTCACGCGGTCGAAGATCATTATGATTCACCAGAAGGACACCGGTCTGGCTAAGGCCTTCCAAGAGGCGGGCTACACTGAGATCCTAGACAAGAACGGCAACGTTAGGGACGGTAAGGGGGAGGGAATGGTCATTGGACTTCTCTTGGCCAAGGCCATCGGAGCAAAATACGTGGGCTTCGTTGATGCCGACAACTATATTCCCGGCTCGGTGAACGAGTACGTCAAGGACTACGCGGCTGGCTTCCTCATGAGCGAGAGCGAATATTCAATGGTAAGGCTGAGCTGGCGTCACAAGCCGAAGGTGAGCACGAAGGGGCTCTACTTCAAGAAGTGGGGGAGGGTGAGCGAGATAACCAACCGCTACATGAACGCACTCTTCGGCGTTGCTACTGGCTTTGAGACCAACATAATAGCCACCGGGAACGCGGGGGAGCACGCGATGAGCATGAAGCTCGCCGAGATAATGCCATTCTCCACAGGCTACTCGATAGAGCCCTTCGAGCTTGTATACCTCTTCGAGACCTTTGGCCTCTGGGAGAAGGGCAAGGCCTACCCCGATGCCTACGACCAGGGGATAGAGATATTCCAGATAGAGACCCTAAATCCCCACCTCCACGAGGACAAGGGGAGCGAGCACGTTGCAGAGATGATACTCAGCTCGCTCGGGGTCATATACCACTCCAAGCTCGCCAGCGAGTCCCTCAGGAAGCAGATACTCGACGACCTCAGGCTTCACGGACTGCTCGGCGAGAACGAAGAGCCTCCAAAGCCGAGGGTAATGCTGCCGATTGAGGGAGTAGACGTGAGGAAGTGGATGGAGACCCTCGAGAACAACGCCGAAACGCTCCTGAAGTTCGAGGTGTGAGAATGAGCCTCAAAAAGGTCATATTCCTAGACCTCGACAGAACCGTGCTTGGGGATGACTACTCCCCCGAGCCTGCTCGTGGGGTAGTCGAGTCTCTCCTTAGAGCTGGCTTCGAGGTCGTCTTGAACTCTTCCAAGACCTTCAGCGAGCAGGAGTACTACCGGAAGGCATGGGGGCTTGAAGGGCCTTTCATAGTCGAGAATGGGAGCGGGATCTTCATCCCGGAGGGGTACTTTCCCTTCGAAGTCGAGGGGCGGAAAATAGCTGGATACAGAGTTATTGAACTCGGCGAGAGGTACGAGCGGATAAGGAAAGTCCTCGATGGCATAGCAGGTGAATACGGCCTGAAATACTACGGGAACTCCAGCCTTGAGGAGGTTGTTACCTTTACGGGTCTCCCAGAGGAGCTGGCGAGGCTCGCTATGAAGAGAATGTACAGCGAGACGATATTCAGGTGGGAGAAGGAGGGCTTTTCCGAAGTGCTGGTTGAGAAGGGCCTCAAGGTCTCAAGGGGAAGTAGGTTCGTGAACGTTACTGGGGATACTGACAAAGGAAAAGCTGCTAAACTCCTCCTTGATCTCTACTCCAAAGTTTCCCCAGTGGAGAGCTACGCCGTGGGGGACGGTGAGAATGACTTCCCCCTCTTCGATGTCGTTGATCACGCCTTCATCGTTGGCGACCTCAGCCACCCGAAGGCAAAGGGTATAAGGGATATTGAAGAACTCTTGGAGGTGGTAGGATGAAGACGGTAATCCTCGCGGGTGGAAAGGGGACGAGGCTCTGGCCCCTCAGCAGGGAGCTGATGCCCAAGCAGTTCGTCCGCTTCCTAGACGATGAGAGCCTCTTCCAGAGGACCGTAGAGAGGGCCCTCCTCTTCTCGAAGCCATCGGAGATATTCGTCGTGACCAACAAGGACTACCGCTTCAGGGTTCTAGATGATCTCAGGGAGGTCGGAGTTGAACTCCCCAAGGAGAACATCTTGCTCGAGCCGATGGGAAAGAACACCCTTCCAGCGATAGTCTGGGCGGCTATGAAGATTGAGGAGAAGTTTGGGCCGTCTAAGGTTGCCGTTCTTCCGAGCGACCACCTGATAGAGGCCGGAGATGCCTATGAGAGAGCCTTTGAGAACGCCGAGAAGCTTGCCGATAGGTTCTTGGTAACGTTCGGAATAAAGCCCACGAGACCGCACACGGGCTACGGCTACATAAAACCCGGCGAGAGGATTGAGGAAGACGGGAAGCTTCTCGGCTACGTTGTTGATGAGTTCAAGGAGAAGCCGGACCTGGAGACTGCCAAAAGGTACGTGGAGAGCGGCTACTACTGGAACAGCGGAATGTTCGCGTTCTCGACGTCGCTCTTCCTTGAGGAGGTGGAGAAGCACGCGCCCGATGTGCTGGAGGCCTTTGAGTCCAGCTCGAGCATAGAGGAGGCCTACGAGAAGGTCCCCGAGATAAGCATTGACTACGGTGTCATGGAGAAGACCGACAAGGCCGCGGTAGTGCCCCTCAACGTAAGGTGGAGCGACCTCGGGAGCTTCGACGCCATCTACGAAGTCCTTGAGAAGGACGACGATGGAAACGCAGTCCAGGTTCGTGGAAAGAAGGGCTACCACATAGGGGTTAACTCGAAAAACAACCTAATAATGACCGAGAGGTTGACAGCCACCGTGGGCGTTAAAGACCTCGTGATAATCGACACCGGTGATGCCCTCCTAGTTGCCCACAGGGGAGAAACCCAGAAGGTCAAGGAAGTCTACAAGGCCCTCAAGGAGATGAACGACGAGAGGGCTATCGTGCATAGAACCGCCTACAGGCCCTGGGGGAGTTACACAGTCCTTGAGGAGGGCGACCGCTACAAGATAAAGCGCCTCACCGTCCTGCCGGGCAAAAAGCTCTCCCTCCAGATGCACTACCACAGGAGCGAGCACTGGGTCGTCGTGAGGGGAACGGCCAGGGTTGTCGTAGGTGATAGGGAGCTCCTCCTCCGGCCTGGAGAGAGCACGTTCATCCCAGCCGGAGTTAAGCACCGCCTTGAGAACCCCGGAAAGGTCGTCCTCGAGGTCATAGAGACCCAGATAGGCGAGTACCTCGGCGAGGACGATATAGTCCGCTTCGCGGACGACTTCGGCAGGGACTAACCTTTTAACTTCTTTATCACTCCCGGTGATAGAGGTGGTGGCGATGGGAAAGCTCTTTGGAACCTTCGGCGTTAGGGGAATCGCGAACGAGAAGATAACGCCAGAGTTCGCCCTTAAAATCGGCATGGCCTTTGGAACGCTTCTCAAAAGGGAAGGCAGGGAAAGGCCGCTAGTCGTTGTCGGCAGAGATACGAGGGTGAGCGGCGAGATGCTGAAGGACGCCCTCATAAGCGGGCTTTTGAGCACCGGCTGCGACGTCATAGACGTTGGAATAGCCCCGACCCCAGCGATACAGTGGGCCACGAACCACTTCAATGCCGACGGTGGAGCGGTTATAACCGCTTCCCATAACCCGCCGGAGTACAACGGCATAAAGCTCCTCGAACCGAATGGCATGGGGCTGAAGAAGGAAAGGGAAGCCATAGTTGAGGAGCTGTTCTTCAAGGAGGACTTCCACAGGGCAAAGTGGGACGAGATAGGCGAGCTGAGGGAAGAGGACATCATCAAGCCCTACATCGAGGCGATAAAGGCTCGCGTTGACGTTGAGGCGATAAGGAAGAGGAGACCCTTCGTCGTCGTTGACACGTCAAACGGCGCTGGAAGCTTGACCCTACCCTATCTCCTCAGGGAGCTCGGCTGTAAGGTCGTCTCTGTAAACGCTCATCCGGACGGCCACTTCCCTGCCAGGAACCCCGAGCCGAACGAGGAGAACCTGAAGGAGTTCATAGAGATCGTCAAGGCCCTCGGAGCGGACTTTGGCGTTGCCCAGGACGGGGACGCCGACAGGGCCGTCTTCATCGACGAGAACGGCCGCTTCATCCAGGGCGACAAGACCTTCGCCCTCGTTGCCGACGCAGTCCTTAGGGAGAACGGCGGCGGGCTTCTTGTTACCACAATAGCTACATCAAATCTCCTCGACGACATAGCCAAGAGGAACGGTGCGAAGGTTATGAGAACGAAAGTGGGTGATTTAATCGTCGCAAGGGCGCTCCTTGAGAACGGCGGAACCATAGGCGGCGAGGAGAACGGCGGCGTTATCTTCCCCGACTTCGTGCTTGGAAGAGATGGGGCGATGACGACTGCAAAGATAGTCGAGATATTCGCGAAATCCGGTAAAAAGTTCAGCGAGCTCATAGACGGACTTCCAAAGTACTACCAGTTCAAGACGAAGAGGCACGTTGAGGGCGCCAGGAAGGCGATCGTTGATAAAGTGGCCAAACTCGCAGAGAAGAGGGGATACAAAATAGACACCACCGACGGGACGAAGGTCATCTTTGATGACGGCTGGGTTCTCGTGAGGGCCAGCGGAACCGAGCCGATAATCAGGATCTTCAGCGAGGCAAAGAACGAGGAGAAAGCTAAGGAGTACCTAGAACTCGGGATCAGTCTTTTGGAGGAAGCGCTTAAGGGTTGAGTGCTTTGTTCTCATCCTTTTTTTCTCTATGTCAGTGAAAAAGAAAAACTTGCAAGATTCTAGCCGCTCTTTATGTAGAATCCCATCGGAATTTCCGCTGAACAGGAACTGAACCTCCCTGTCTTGAACTTGTATTTCTGGGAGCTTTTTGTGGCGTTGATCGTTATTGTAGGCCCATCTTCTTTTATTGTGCCGTCTATGGAGATACTTCCTGCCTTTTCGTACTGGAGTGATGCTGTGAGTCCAGCGACGGGGGCTGGTGCTCCGAACGCAACGGCAATGGCCCCAACAGGAATTCCTATTCCAAATTTGACGCCGCAGTCCCCACTGGTGCCCTTCAACAGGTATTTTAGAGTTATTCCTTTGTTCTCCTCAAGTGGATATAACATGCCCTCCTTGGTAAATTTGAAGAAT
This region of Thermococcus stetteri genomic DNA includes:
- the mpgS gene encoding mannosyl-3-phosphoglycerate synthase is translated as MLLEAPVYKELFGAVEIYETLKVIKLDTQTKEVGSLTVRNIPREDIYRILEEIAIVVPMKNEKLQLVDGVLKAIPHQCPIIIVSNSKREGPNLFKQEVDLVKHFYNLTRSKIIMIHQKDTGLAKAFQEAGYTEILDKNGNVRDGKGEGMVIGLLLAKAIGAKYVGFVDADNYIPGSVNEYVKDYAAGFLMSESEYSMVRLSWRHKPKVSTKGLYFKKWGRVSEITNRYMNALFGVATGFETNIIATGNAGEHAMSMKLAEIMPFSTGYSIEPFELVYLFETFGLWEKGKAYPDAYDQGIEIFQIETLNPHLHEDKGSEHVAEMILSSLGVIYHSKLASESLRKQILDDLRLHGLLGENEEPPKPRVMLPIEGVDVRKWMETLENNAETLLKFEV
- a CDS encoding mannose-1-phosphate guanylyltransferase/mannose-6-phosphate isomerase, which encodes MKTVILAGGKGTRLWPLSRELMPKQFVRFLDDESLFQRTVERALLFSKPSEIFVVTNKDYRFRVLDDLREVGVELPKENILLEPMGKNTLPAIVWAAMKIEEKFGPSKVAVLPSDHLIEAGDAYERAFENAEKLADRFLVTFGIKPTRPHTGYGYIKPGERIEEDGKLLGYVVDEFKEKPDLETAKRYVESGYYWNSGMFAFSTSLFLEEVEKHAPDVLEAFESSSSIEEAYEKVPEISIDYGVMEKTDKAAVVPLNVRWSDLGSFDAIYEVLEKDDDGNAVQVRGKKGYHIGVNSKNNLIMTERLTATVGVKDLVIIDTGDALLVAHRGETQKVKEVYKALKEMNDERAIVHRTAYRPWGSYTVLEEGDRYKIKRLTVLPGKKLSLQMHYHRSEHWVVVRGTARVVVGDRELLLRPGESTFIPAGVKHRLENPGKVVLEVIETQIGEYLGEDDIVRFADDFGRD
- the mpgP gene encoding mannosyl-3-phosphoglycerate phosphatase, which encodes MSLKKVIFLDLDRTVLGDDYSPEPARGVVESLLRAGFEVVLNSSKTFSEQEYYRKAWGLEGPFIVENGSGIFIPEGYFPFEVEGRKIAGYRVIELGERYERIRKVLDGIAGEYGLKYYGNSSLEEVVTFTGLPEELARLAMKRMYSETIFRWEKEGFSEVLVEKGLKVSRGSRFVNVTGDTDKGKAAKLLLDLYSKVSPVESYAVGDGENDFPLFDVVDHAFIVGDLSHPKAKGIRDIEELLEVVG
- the glmM gene encoding phosphoglucosamine mutase, with the translated sequence MGKLFGTFGVRGIANEKITPEFALKIGMAFGTLLKREGRERPLVVVGRDTRVSGEMLKDALISGLLSTGCDVIDVGIAPTPAIQWATNHFNADGGAVITASHNPPEYNGIKLLEPNGMGLKKEREAIVEELFFKEDFHRAKWDEIGELREEDIIKPYIEAIKARVDVEAIRKRRPFVVVDTSNGAGSLTLPYLLRELGCKVVSVNAHPDGHFPARNPEPNEENLKEFIEIVKALGADFGVAQDGDADRAVFIDENGRFIQGDKTFALVADAVLRENGGGLLVTTIATSNLLDDIAKRNGAKVMRTKVGDLIVARALLENGGTIGGEENGGVIFPDFVLGRDGAMTTAKIVEIFAKSGKKFSELIDGLPKYYQFKTKRHVEGARKAIVDKVAKLAEKRGYKIDTTDGTKVIFDDGWVLVRASGTEPIIRIFSEAKNEEKAKEYLELGISLLEEALKG